Proteins found in one Zea mays cultivar B73 chromosome 1, Zm-B73-REFERENCE-NAM-5.0, whole genome shotgun sequence genomic segment:
- the LOC100191956 gene encoding Probable RNA-binding protein ARP1 — translation MTMMAPHPQPLPLPQPPAPFGDTTLTKVFVGGLAWETHKDALREHFERYGDILEAVIISDKLTGRSKGYGFVTFKEADAAKKACEDATPVINGRRANCNLAALGAKPRPPPHILRPSPPATPAPHAPALPSQHQPTPAIAVGSRGVSPVPWYYHPSTTPPPPAAHHYAHGAHQQYHGVLPFYPAAAATYGYAPNYVADLSYNAKVGQAAAGGTGGSYLQGHFAYPAAAAAQGGMVAAAPNGMVPVYPFYHYHQYHASQGGVAAAHFFPPVSAAAVPAVVSKHTVMAAPKVEQVTGCS, via the exons ATGACGATGATGGCGCCGCATCCGCAGCCACTGCCGCTGCCACAGCCGCCGGCGCCGTTCGGGGACACCACGCTCACCAAGGTGTTCGTGGGCGGGCTGGCGTGGGAGACCCACAAGGACGCCCTCCGCGAGCACTTCGAGCGCTACGGCGACATCCTCGAGGCCGTCATCATCTCCGACAAGCTCACCGGCCGCTCCAAGGGCTACGGCTTC GTGACGTTCAAGGAGGCGGACGCGGCCAAGAAGGCGTGCGAGGACGCCACCCCCGTCATCAACGGCCGCCGCGCCAACTGCAACCTCGCCGCCCTCGGCGCCAAGCCGCGCCCCCCGCCACACATCCTCCGCCCTTCGCCGCCGGCCACCCCGGCGCCGCACGCGCCCGCGCTCCCCTCGCAACACCAGCCCACGCCAG CCATCGCCGTGGGGTCCAGGGGCGTGTCGCCGGTGCCGTGGTACTACCACCCCTCCACGACGCCGCCGCCACCGGCCGCGCACCACTACGCCCACGGCGCGCACCAGCAGTACCACGGCGTGCTCCCGTTctaccccgccgccgccgccacctacGG GTACGCCCCGAATTACGTCGCGGACCTGAGCTACAATGCG AAGGTAGGCCAGGCGGCAGCTGGCGGCACGGGCGGGTCCTACCTGCAGGGGCACTTCGCGtacccggcggcggcggcagcgcagGGCGGCATGGTGGCGGCGGCGCCCAACGGCATGGTGCCGGTGTACCCGTTCTACCACTACCACCAGTACCACGCCTCGCAGGGGGGAGTCGCCGCCGCGCACTTCTTCCCCCCGGTCTCCGCCGCCGCCGTCCCCGCCGTCGTCTCCAAGCACACCGTCATGGCCGCTCCCAAAG TGGAGCAGGTGACAGGCTGCAGCTGA
- the LOC100281744 gene encoding arogenate dehydratase/prephenate dehydratase 2, chloroplastic-like isoform X1 — MAPTACLRTPFFPARARSTNATPFSPHRRFSLKCSASNGDNSNPNSISISPTSPPRLTVSDGVESVDVNGLRRPPAPASVPAARDPHWLPRPLTSADVMEVDGKGLKVAYQGCAGAYSEAAAKKAYPNCETVPCEHFDTAFQAVQNWVADRAVLPLENSLGGSIHRNYDLLLRHSLHIVGEVRLAVRHCLLANPGVKIENLKSAMSHPQALAQCEHTLTSLGIEHREAVDDTAGAAKIVAEHMLQDTGAIASSLAAKLYGLDVLAENIQDDKDNVTRFMMLAREPIIPRTDKPFKTSIVFSLEEGPGQLFKALAVFALRDINLTKIESRPHKERPLRVSDDCSSLLKNFDYLFYVDLEASMADPKTQNALGNLKEFATFLRVLGSYPTDVNEP; from the exons atggcgcccACGGCCTGCCTCCGGACCCCCTTCTTCCCCGCCCGTGCCCGATCCACCAACGCCACCCCGTTCTCGCCACACCGCCGCTTTTCTCTCAAATGCAGCGCCTCCAACGGTGACAACTccaaccccaactccatctccATCTCTCCCACCTCGCCGCCTCGGCTAACGGTGTCGGACGGCGTCGAGTCTGTGGACGTTAACGGGTTGCGTCGCCCGCCAGCGCCCGCCTCCGTCCCCGCCGCCCGCGATCCCCACTGGCTGCCTC GTCCGCTCACAAGTGCGGACGTCATGGAGGTGGACGGGAAGGGGCTCAAGGTTGCTTACCAG GGTTGTGCTGGAGCGTACAGCGAAGCAGCAGCAAAGAAGGCGTACCCGAATTGTGAGACTGTGCCCTGTGAGCACTTCGACACTGCATTTCAG GCTGTTCAAAACTGGGTAGCTGATAGGGCCGTACTGCCACTTGAGAATTCATTGGGAGGTAGCATACATAGGAATTATGATCTTTTGCTTCGGCATAGTTTGCACATTGTAGGAGAAGTTCGCCTTGCGGTTCGCCATTGCTTATTAGCCAATCCTGGCGTGAAGATTGAAAACCTGAAAAGTGCTATGAGTCATCCCCAG GCTCTTGCGCAATGTGAGCACACATTAACATCACTAGGAATTGAGCATAGAGAAGCTGTTGACGACACTGCTGGTGCAGCAAAG ATTGTTGCAGAACATATGCTCCAGGACACTGGTGCTATTGCTAGTTCGTTGGCGGCTAAACTGTATGGATTGGATGTTCTTGCTGAGAATATTCAG GATGACAAAGATAATGTCACCCGTTTTATGATGCTAGCTCGAGAACCCATCATACCTCGCACTGATAAACCATTTAAG ACAAGCATAGTCTTTTCACTAGAAGAAGGACCTGGACAGCTCTTTAAGGCACTTGCTGTATTTGCACTGAGGGACATCAACCTCACAAAG ATTGAAAGTCGTCCACACAAGGAAAGGCCTCTTCGGGTATCTGATGACTGTTCCTCACTCTTAAA GAACTTTGATTACCTTTTTTATGTTGACCTTGAAGCATCAATGGCTGATCCAAAGACTCAGAATGCTCTTGGAAATCTGAAG GAGTTTGCAACATTTTTAAGAGTTCTTGGAAGCTATCCTACAGATGTGAATGAACCTTAG
- the LOC100191287 gene encoding Probable sugar phosphate/phosphate translocator At3g11320-like has translation MTAKGGATPSPGGAGPAAGNGRLFTVGLVTAWYSSNIGVLLLNKYLLSNYGFKYPIFLTMCHMSACALLSYAAIAWLRVVPMQLVRSRVQLAKIAALSLVFCGSVVSGNVSLRYLPVSFNQAVGATTPFFTAVFAYIMTVKRESWVTYLTLVPVVTGVIIASGGEPSFHLFGFIMCIGATAARALKTVLQGILLSSDGEKLNSMNLLLYMAPIAVIFLLPATIFMEDNVVGVTIELAKKDFTIVWLLLFNSCLSYFVNLTNFLVTKHTSALTLQVLGNAKGAVAVVVSIMIFRNPVSITGMLGYTLTVFGVILYSESKKRSNKP, from the exons ATGACGGCCAAGGGCGGCGCCACGCCGTCCCCCGGCGGCGCGGGCCCCGCGGCGGGGAACGGCCGCCTCTTCACCGTCGGGCTGGTCACCGCCTGGTACTCCTCCAACATCGGCGTGCTCCTGCTCAACAAGTACCTCCTCAGCAACTACGGCTTCAAGTACCCCATCTTCCTCACCATGTGCCACATGTCCGCCTGCGCCCTGCTCTCCTACGCCGCCATCGCCTGGCTGCGCGTCGTGCCCATGCAGCTCGTGCGCTCCCGCGTCCAGCTCGCCAAGATCGCCGCGCTCAGCCTCGTCTTCTGCGGCTCCGTCGTCTCCGGCAACGTCTCGCTGCGCTACCTCCCCGTCTCCTTCAACCAGGCGGTCGGCGCCACCACGCCTTTCTTCACCGCCGTCTTCGCCTACATCATGACCGTCAAGCGCGAGTCCTGGGTCACCTACCTCACCCTCGTGCCCGTCGTCACCGGAGTCATCATCGCCAGCGGC GGCGAGCCTAGCTTTCATCTGTTTGGATTCATCATGTGCATAGGAGCAACTGCAGCAAGGGCGTTGAAGACAGTATTGCAAGGAATTCTTCTGTCTTCCGATGG GGAGAAGCTTAATTCTATGAATCTGTTGTTGTACATGGCTCCAATCGCTGTTATCTTCTTGCTTCCTGCAACTATCTTTATGGAGGATAATGTTGTCGGCGTTACAATTGAGCTTGCAAAGAAGGATTTCACGATTGTTTGGTTGCTTTTGTTCAATTCTTGCTTGTCGTATTTTGTCAATTTGACCAATTTCTTGGTGACCAAGCATACTAGTGCACTGACTCTACAG GTTCTCGGAAATGCAAAGGGTGCGGTGGCAGTTGTCGTCTCGATTATGATATTCAGGAATCCCGTGTCCATAACAGGAATGCTCGGTTATACTCTCACAGTTTTTGGCGTCATTCTTTACAGTGAATCGAAAAAGCGCAGCAACAAGCCATGA